The following are encoded in a window of Ruminiclostridium herbifermentans genomic DNA:
- the cysD gene encoding sulfate adenylyltransferase subunit CysD: MNHLDKLEAQSVHILREAYREFKNICMLWSIGKDSTVLLWLARKAFFGHVPIPLVHIDTHFKIPEMIKYRDELALKWKLTMVYGENTEALAQKNTFPDGKVDRITCCQSLKSNALKNTLSGEWNRYVMDHKTGKYVLDTNREQYTGVIVGVRADEEGSRSKERYFSPRDKENDWDVGDQPPEFWNQFKTDFAPGTHIRIHPLLDWTELNIWEYIERENIPITSLYFDQGNGKRYRSLGCYPCTAPVDSSAKNVSEIIEELKSGKFANIAERSGRAQDKDDGGGLETLRRGGYM, translated from the coding sequence ATGAATCATTTAGATAAATTAGAGGCGCAAAGTGTTCATATACTTAGAGAGGCATACAGAGAATTTAAAAATATTTGTATGCTCTGGTCTATCGGAAAGGATAGCACCGTATTATTATGGCTTGCAAGAAAGGCTTTTTTCGGTCACGTACCAATACCACTTGTACATATAGATACACATTTTAAAATACCTGAAATGATTAAGTACAGAGATGAACTGGCACTAAAATGGAAGCTTACAATGGTTTACGGCGAAAATACCGAAGCTTTGGCACAAAAGAATACATTTCCTGATGGCAAAGTAGACAGAATCACATGCTGTCAATCACTAAAATCCAACGCATTAAAAAATACACTTTCAGGTGAATGGAACAGATATGTAATGGATCATAAGACTGGAAAATACGTGCTAGATACTAACAGAGAGCAATATACAGGTGTAATTGTGGGTGTTAGGGCAGATGAGGAAGGCAGTCGCTCAAAAGAGAGATATTTCTCACCAAGAGATAAGGAAAATGATTGGGATGTAGGAGATCAACCACCTGAATTTTGGAATCAATTTAAAACAGACTTTGCTCCTGGAACTCATATCAGAATACATCCTCTTCTTGATTGGACAGAATTAAATATTTGGGAGTATATCGAAAGAGAAAATATTCCTATTACATCACTATATTTTGACCAAGGCAATGGAAAACGCTACAGGTCCTTGGGATGCTATCCTTGTACAGCACCGGTCGATTCATCAGCTAAGAATGTCAGTGAAATTATAGAAGAATTAAAGAGTGGAAAATTTGCAAATATAGCTGAAAGATCAGGCCGTGCACAGGACAAGGATGATGGCGGAGGACTAGAAACACTGCGTAGAGGGGGGTATATGTAA